The following proteins come from a genomic window of Diceros bicornis minor isolate mBicDic1 chromosome 4, mDicBic1.mat.cur, whole genome shotgun sequence:
- the EFNA3 gene encoding ephrin-A3 isoform X1 produces MDRGNPGLGLGVAGACAVSVVTKAYVPFFPPPFFPASFPLAAAWVPCAFATLWWPPGEGQNKEWAWKDSAGTGGTRALGMETGTEKRGSSEEKPGGSEDPGEGLRSGEVESGLALGFLLSDPLPFRHSLRREGYTVQVNVNDYLDIYCPHYNSSGVGPGAGPGPGGGVEQYVLYMVSRAGYRTCNASQGFKRWECNRPHAPHSPIKFSEKFQRYSAFSLGYEFHAGHEYYYISTPTHNLHWKCLRMKVFVCCASTSHSGEKPVPTLPQFTMGPNVKINVLEDFEGENRQVPKLEKSISGTSPKREHLPLAVGIAFFLMTLLAS; encoded by the exons ATGGACAGAGGAAATCCGGGCCTGGGTCTGGGAGTCGCAGGGGCCTGCGCCGTTTCTGTGGTAACCAAAGCATAcgttcccttcttccctccacccTTCTTCCCCGCCTCTTTTCCTTTGGCAGCAGCCTGGGTTCCCTGCGCTTTTGCTACCCTCTGGTGGCCACCAGGAGAAGGACAGAACAAAGAGTGGGCATGGAAGGATAGTGCAGGAACTGGCGGCACTAGGGCCCTGGGGATGGAGACAGGGACTGAGAAGAGAGGAAGCTCAGAAGAAAAGCCGGGAGGCTCCGAGGACCCTGGGGAAGGTCTGCGGAGCGGTGAGGTGGAAAGCGGGTTGGCTTTGGGGTTTCTTCTCTCTGACCCGCTTCCTTTCCGCCACAGCCTGCGGCGAGAAGGCTACACGGTGCAGGTGAACGTGAACGATTATCTGGATATTTACTGCCCGCACTACAATAGCTCAGGGGTGGGccccggggcggggccggggcccgGAGGCGGGGTGGAGCAGTACGTGCTGTATATGGTGAGTCGGGCCGGCTACCGCACCTGCAACGCCAGCCAAGGCTTCAAGCGCTGGGAATGCAACCGACCGCACGCCCCCCACAGCCCCATCAAGTTCTCGGAGAAGTTCCAGCGCTACAGCGCCTTCTCGCTGGGCTACGAGTTCCACGCCGGCCACGAGTACTACTACATCT CCACGCCCACCCACAACCTGCACTGGAAGTGTCTGAGGATGAAGGTGTTCGTCTGCTGCGCCTCCA CATCGCACTCCGGGGAGAAGCCGGTCCCCACTCTCCCCCAGTTCACCATGGGCCCCAATGTGAAGATCAACGTGCTGG AAGACTTTGAGGGAGAGAACCGCCAGGTGCCCAAGCTGGAGAAGAGCATCAGCGGGACCAGCCCCAAGCGGGAACACCTGCCCCTGGCGGTGGGCATCGCCTTCTTCCTTATGACACTCTTGGCCTCCTAG
- the EFNA3 gene encoding ephrin-A3 isoform X2 — translation MDRGNPGLGLGVAGACAVSVVTKAYVPFFPPPFFPASFPLAAAWVPCAFATLWWPPGEGQNKEWAWKDSAGTGGTRALGMETGTEKRGSSEEKPGGSEDPGEGLRSGEVESGLALGFLLSDPLPFRHSLRREGYTVQVNVNDYLDIYCPHYNSSGVGPGAGPGPGGGVEQYVLYMVSRAGYRTCNASQGFKRWECNRPHAPHSPIKFSEKFQRYSAFSLGYEFHAGHEYYYISTPTHNLHWKCLRMKVFVCCASKDFEGENRQVPKLEKSISGTSPKREHLPLAVGIAFFLMTLLAS, via the exons ATGGACAGAGGAAATCCGGGCCTGGGTCTGGGAGTCGCAGGGGCCTGCGCCGTTTCTGTGGTAACCAAAGCATAcgttcccttcttccctccacccTTCTTCCCCGCCTCTTTTCCTTTGGCAGCAGCCTGGGTTCCCTGCGCTTTTGCTACCCTCTGGTGGCCACCAGGAGAAGGACAGAACAAAGAGTGGGCATGGAAGGATAGTGCAGGAACTGGCGGCACTAGGGCCCTGGGGATGGAGACAGGGACTGAGAAGAGAGGAAGCTCAGAAGAAAAGCCGGGAGGCTCCGAGGACCCTGGGGAAGGTCTGCGGAGCGGTGAGGTGGAAAGCGGGTTGGCTTTGGGGTTTCTTCTCTCTGACCCGCTTCCTTTCCGCCACAGCCTGCGGCGAGAAGGCTACACGGTGCAGGTGAACGTGAACGATTATCTGGATATTTACTGCCCGCACTACAATAGCTCAGGGGTGGGccccggggcggggccggggcccgGAGGCGGGGTGGAGCAGTACGTGCTGTATATGGTGAGTCGGGCCGGCTACCGCACCTGCAACGCCAGCCAAGGCTTCAAGCGCTGGGAATGCAACCGACCGCACGCCCCCCACAGCCCCATCAAGTTCTCGGAGAAGTTCCAGCGCTACAGCGCCTTCTCGCTGGGCTACGAGTTCCACGCCGGCCACGAGTACTACTACATCT CCACGCCCACCCACAACCTGCACTGGAAGTGTCTGAGGATGAAGGTGTTCGTCTGCTGCGCCTCCA AAGACTTTGAGGGAGAGAACCGCCAGGTGCCCAAGCTGGAGAAGAGCATCAGCGGGACCAGCCCCAAGCGGGAACACCTGCCCCTGGCGGTGGGCATCGCCTTCTTCCTTATGACACTCTTGGCCTCCTAG